The following are encoded in a window of Streptomyces sp. 11x1 genomic DNA:
- a CDS encoding vitamin K epoxide reductase family protein → MSRTTVRDVSTTDRERTEAPRTVGGSRAFAVLLLITGAAGLLASWVITLDKFKLLEDPNFTPGCSLNPVVSCGNIMKSDQASVFGFPNPMLGLVAYGMVICVGVSLLARATYPRWYWLTFNAGTAFGVGFVTWLQYQSLYNINSLCLWCCLAWVATILMFWYVTSSNIRNGFLPAPGWLKGFFAEFTWVLPVMHIGIIGMLILTRWWDFWTS, encoded by the coding sequence ATGAGCAGGACGACAGTCAGGGACGTCTCGACCACCGACCGGGAACGCACCGAGGCCCCGCGCACGGTGGGTGGAAGCCGGGCCTTCGCGGTCCTGCTGCTGATCACCGGCGCGGCCGGGCTGCTCGCCTCCTGGGTCATCACGCTCGACAAGTTCAAGCTGCTGGAGGACCCGAACTTCACCCCCGGGTGCAGCCTCAACCCGGTCGTCTCCTGCGGCAACATCATGAAGAGCGACCAGGCGTCCGTCTTCGGGTTCCCCAACCCGATGCTCGGGCTCGTCGCCTACGGCATGGTCATCTGCGTCGGCGTGAGCCTGCTCGCCCGTGCCACCTACCCACGCTGGTACTGGCTGACCTTCAACGCGGGCACCGCCTTCGGCGTCGGCTTCGTGACCTGGCTGCAGTACCAGTCGCTGTACAACATCAACTCGCTCTGCCTGTGGTGCTGCCTCGCCTGGGTCGCCACCATCCTGATGTTCTGGTACGTCACGTCCTCCAACATCCGCAACGGGTTCCTGCCCGCCCCCGGCTGGCTGAAGGGCTTCTTCGCCGAGTTCACCTGGGTCCTGCCCGTGATGCACATCGGCATCATCGGCATGCTGATCCTGACCCGCTGGTGGGACTTCTGGACCAGCTGA
- a CDS encoding replication-associated recombination protein A — translation MEPDLFTAAAEERQEKDPAASPLAVRMRPRTLDEVVGQQHLLKPGSPLRRLVGESGGGPAGPSSVILWGPPGTGKTTLAYVVSKATNKRFVELSAITAGVKEVRAVIEGARRATGGFGKETVLFLDEIHRFSKAQQDSLLPAVENRWVTLIAATTENPYFSVISPLLSRSLLLTLEPLTDDDLRGLLQRALTDERGLKGAVTLPEDTEAHLLRIAGGDARRALTALEAAAGAALDKGEGEIGLQTLEETVDRAAVKYDRDGDQHYDVASALIKSIRGSDVDAALHYLARMIEAGEDPRFIARRLMISASEDIGLADPNALPIAVAAAQAVAMIGFPEAALTLSHATIALALAPKSNAATTAIGAAMEDVRKGLAGPVPPHLRDGHYKGAAKLGHAQGYVYPHDLPEGIAAQQYAPDAIKEREYYTPTRHGAEARYADAVEWTRKNLGRKQS, via the coding sequence GTGGAGCCCGATCTGTTCACCGCCGCCGCAGAAGAACGCCAGGAGAAGGACCCGGCCGCCAGCCCCCTGGCCGTACGGATGCGCCCGCGCACCCTGGACGAGGTCGTGGGCCAGCAGCACCTGCTGAAGCCCGGCTCGCCGCTGCGCAGACTGGTCGGCGAGTCCGGCGGCGGCCCCGCCGGCCCCTCCTCGGTGATCCTCTGGGGCCCGCCCGGCACCGGCAAGACGACCCTGGCGTACGTCGTCTCCAAGGCCACCAACAAGCGGTTCGTGGAGCTCTCCGCGATCACCGCCGGAGTCAAGGAGGTCCGCGCGGTGATCGAGGGCGCCCGTCGCGCCACCGGCGGCTTCGGCAAGGAGACCGTCCTCTTCCTCGACGAGATCCACCGCTTCAGCAAGGCCCAGCAGGATTCCCTCCTCCCGGCCGTCGAGAACCGCTGGGTCACCCTGATCGCGGCGACCACGGAGAACCCGTACTTCTCGGTGATCTCCCCGCTGCTGTCCCGCTCCCTGCTCCTCACCCTCGAACCGCTCACCGACGACGACCTGCGCGGCCTGCTCCAGCGCGCCCTCACCGACGAGCGCGGCCTGAAAGGCGCCGTCACCCTCCCCGAGGACACCGAGGCGCACCTCCTGCGGATCGCCGGCGGCGACGCCCGCCGTGCCCTGACCGCCCTGGAGGCCGCGGCCGGCGCGGCTCTCGACAAGGGGGAGGGGGAGATCGGTCTCCAGACGCTGGAGGAGACCGTCGACCGCGCCGCCGTGAAGTACGACCGCGACGGCGACCAGCACTACGACGTGGCCAGCGCCCTGATCAAGTCCATCCGCGGTTCCGACGTGGACGCCGCGCTGCACTACCTGGCGCGGATGATCGAGGCCGGTGAGGACCCCCGGTTCATCGCCCGACGCCTGATGATCTCCGCCAGCGAGGACATCGGCCTGGCCGATCCGAACGCGTTGCCCATAGCCGTCGCCGCCGCCCAGGCCGTCGCCATGATCGGCTTCCCCGAGGCGGCGCTCACCCTCAGCCACGCCACCATCGCCCTCGCCCTGGCCCCGAAGTCGAACGCGGCGACGACCGCCATCGGCGCGGCCATGGAGGACGTGAGGAAGGGCCTGGCCGGTCCCGTGCCCCCGCATCTGCGGGACGGGCACTACAAGGGCGCGGCCAAGCTCGGCCACGCCCAGGGGTATGTGTACCCGCACGACCTGCCCGAGGGCATCGCCGCCCAGCAGTACGCACCGGACGCCATCAAGGAGCGGGAGTACTACACCCCGACCCGGCACGGCGCCGAGGCCCGGTACGCCGACGCGGTGGAGTGGACCAGGAAGAACCTCGGTCGGAAGCAGTCCTGA
- the rpsD gene encoding 30S ribosomal protein S4, translated as MANQSRPKVKKSRALGIALTPKAVKYFEARPYPPGEHGRGRKQNSDYKVRLLEKQRLRAQYDVSERQLVRAYERASKVQGKTGEALIIELERRLDALVLRSGIARTIYQARQMVVHGHIEVNGHKVDKPSFRVKPDDVVMVRERSRQKPLFEVAREGGFAADGETPRYLQVNLKALAFRLDRDPNRKEIPVICDEQLVVEYYAR; from the coding sequence GTGGCGAACCAGTCCCGCCCCAAGGTCAAGAAGTCGCGTGCCCTCGGCATCGCGCTGACCCCGAAGGCCGTCAAGTACTTCGAGGCCCGCCCCTACCCGCCGGGTGAGCACGGCCGTGGCCGCAAGCAGAACTCGGACTACAAGGTCCGTCTGCTCGAGAAGCAGCGTCTGCGCGCGCAGTACGACGTGTCCGAGCGCCAGCTCGTCCGCGCCTACGAGCGTGCCTCCAAGGTCCAGGGCAAGACCGGTGAGGCCCTGATCATCGAGCTCGAGCGCCGTCTCGACGCGCTGGTCCTGCGTTCGGGCATCGCCCGCACGATCTACCAGGCCCGCCAGATGGTCGTCCACGGCCACATCGAGGTCAACGGTCACAAGGTCGACAAGCCGTCCTTCCGCGTCAAGCCGGACGACGTCGTCATGGTCCGTGAGCGCAGCCGTCAGAAGCCGCTGTTCGAGGTCGCCCGCGAGGGTGGCTTCGCCGCCGACGGCGAGACCCCGCGCTACCTCCAGGTGAACCTGAAGGCCCTGGCCTTCCGCCTGGACCGCGACCCGAACCGCAAGGAGATCCCGGTCATCTGCGACGAGCAGCTCGTCGTCGAGTACTACGCCCGTTGA
- a CDS encoding DUF948 domain-containing protein, with translation MSGGEVAGILVAVFWAILVSFLAVALARLAQTLRATTKLVADVTDQAVPLLADASTAVRSAQTQIERVDAIASDVQEVTSNASALSTTVASTFGGPLVKVAAFGYGVRRAMGGRREGEPAEERRRTVIVGRTVPGTRRSRRDTRGKKD, from the coding sequence GTGTCCGGTGGAGAGGTGGCCGGGATCCTGGTGGCCGTCTTCTGGGCGATCCTGGTCTCCTTCCTCGCCGTCGCGCTGGCGAGGCTGGCCCAGACGCTCAGAGCGACCACCAAGCTCGTCGCGGACGTGACCGACCAGGCCGTCCCCCTCCTCGCCGACGCGTCCACCGCGGTCCGCTCCGCGCAGACCCAGATCGAGCGGGTCGACGCCATCGCGTCCGACGTCCAGGAGGTCACGTCGAACGCCTCGGCGCTCTCCACGACCGTCGCGTCCACCTTCGGCGGCCCCCTCGTGAAGGTCGCCGCCTTCGGCTACGGCGTACGCCGGGCCATGGGCGGCCGCCGGGAGGGCGAGCCCGCCGAGGAGCGGCGTCGTACCGTGATCGTGGGACGCACCGTTCCGGGCACGCGCCGGAGCAGGCGTGACACCCGTGGAAAGAAGGACTGA
- the alaS gene encoding alanine--tRNA ligase, with translation MESAEIRRRWLSFFEERGHTVVPSASLIADDPTLLLVNAGMVPFKPYFLGEVKPSFARATSVQKCVRTPDIEEVGKTTRHGTFFQMCGNFSFGDYFKEGAIKHAWELLTSPQDKGGYGLEPEKLWITVYKDDDEAERIWHEQIGVPKERIQRLGMKDNYWSMGVPGPCGPCSEINYDRGPEFGVEGGPAVNDERYVEIWNLVFMQYERGEGTSKEDFEILGELPSKNIDTGLGLERLAMILQGVQNMYEIDTSMVVINKATELTGVRYGDARESDVSLRVVTDHIRTAVMLIGDGVTPGNEGRGYVLRRIMRRAIRNMRLLGATGPVVKDLIDVVIGMMGQQYPELITDRERIEKVALAEENAFLKTLKAGTNILDTAVTETKASGGQVLAGDKAFLLHDTWGFPIDLTLEMAAEQGLSVDEDGFRRLMKEQRDRAKADARAKKTGHADLGAYREIADAAGETEFIGYSDTEGESTVVGILVDGLSSPAATEGDEVEIVLDRTPFYAEGGGQIGDTGRIKVDSGAVIEIRDCQKPVPGVYVHKGVVQVGEVTVGAKAQASIDGRRRTAIARAHSATHLTHQALRDALGPTAAQAGSENQPGRFRFDFGSPSAVPTAVMTDVEQKINEVLSRDLDVHAEILSLDEAKKQGAIAEFGEKYGERVRVVTIGDFSKELCGGTHVHNTSQLGLVKLLGESSIGSGVRRIEALVGVDAYNFLAREHTVVAQLQELIKGRPEELPEKVSAMLGKLKDAEKEIEKFRAEKVLQAAAGLAESAKDVAGVALVTGQVPDGTTADDLRKLVLDVRGRIQGGRAVVVALFTVVNGKPLTVIATNEAARERGLKAGDLVRTAAKTLGGGGGGKPDVAQGGGQNPAAVGEAVDAVERLVAETAK, from the coding sequence ATGGAGTCGGCCGAGATTCGTCGCCGCTGGTTGAGCTTCTTCGAGGAGCGCGGTCACACCGTTGTCCCTTCGGCGTCGCTCATCGCGGACGACCCGACTCTGCTCCTGGTCAACGCGGGCATGGTCCCCTTCAAGCCGTACTTCCTGGGTGAGGTCAAGCCCTCCTTCGCCCGCGCCACCAGCGTGCAGAAGTGCGTCCGCACGCCTGACATCGAAGAGGTCGGCAAGACCACCCGGCACGGCACGTTCTTCCAGATGTGCGGCAACTTCTCCTTCGGCGACTACTTCAAGGAAGGCGCCATCAAGCACGCCTGGGAGCTGCTCACCAGCCCCCAGGACAAGGGTGGTTACGGCCTGGAGCCGGAGAAGCTCTGGATCACCGTCTACAAGGACGACGACGAGGCCGAGCGCATCTGGCACGAGCAGATCGGCGTGCCCAAGGAGCGCATCCAGCGCCTCGGCATGAAGGACAACTACTGGTCCATGGGCGTCCCCGGCCCGTGCGGCCCGTGCTCCGAGATCAACTACGACCGCGGCCCCGAGTTCGGCGTCGAGGGCGGCCCCGCCGTCAACGACGAGCGGTACGTGGAGATCTGGAACCTGGTCTTCATGCAGTACGAGCGCGGCGAGGGCACCTCCAAGGAGGACTTCGAGATCCTCGGCGAGCTGCCCAGCAAGAACATCGACACCGGCCTCGGCCTGGAGCGCCTCGCCATGATTCTGCAGGGCGTGCAGAACATGTACGAGATCGACACCTCCATGGTCGTCATCAACAAGGCCACCGAGCTGACCGGCGTCCGCTACGGCGACGCCCGCGAGTCCGACGTCTCCCTGCGCGTGGTCACCGACCACATCCGCACCGCTGTGATGCTCATCGGCGACGGCGTCACCCCCGGCAACGAGGGCCGTGGTTACGTCCTGCGCCGCATCATGCGCCGCGCCATCCGCAACATGCGCCTCCTCGGTGCCACCGGCCCGGTCGTCAAGGACCTCATCGACGTCGTCATCGGCATGATGGGTCAGCAGTACCCCGAGCTGATCACCGACCGCGAGCGCATCGAGAAGGTGGCCCTCGCCGAGGAGAACGCCTTCCTCAAGACGCTGAAGGCCGGCACCAACATCCTCGACACCGCCGTGACCGAGACCAAGGCCTCCGGTGGCCAGGTCCTGGCCGGCGACAAGGCCTTCCTGCTCCACGACACCTGGGGCTTCCCGATCGACCTCACCCTGGAGATGGCCGCCGAACAGGGCCTCTCCGTGGACGAGGACGGCTTCCGCCGTCTGATGAAGGAGCAGCGGGACCGCGCCAAGGCCGACGCCCGCGCCAAGAAGACCGGCCACGCCGACCTCGGCGCCTACCGCGAGATCGCCGACGCCGCCGGCGAGACCGAGTTCATCGGCTACTCGGACACCGAGGGCGAGTCCACGGTCGTCGGCATCCTTGTCGACGGCCTCTCCTCGCCTGCCGCCACCGAGGGCGACGAGGTCGAGATCGTCCTCGACCGCACCCCGTTCTACGCCGAGGGTGGCGGCCAGATCGGCGACACCGGCCGGATCAAGGTCGACTCCGGTGCCGTCATCGAGATCCGCGACTGCCAGAAGCCGGTCCCGGGCGTGTACGTCCACAAGGGCGTCGTCCAGGTCGGCGAAGTGACCGTCGGCGCCAAGGCCCAGGCCTCCATCGACGGCCGTCGCCGCACCGCCATCGCCCGCGCCCACTCGGCCACCCACCTCACCCACCAGGCCCTGCGTGACGCCCTCGGTCCGACGGCCGCCCAGGCCGGTTCCGAGAACCAGCCGGGTCGCTTCCGCTTCGACTTCGGATCCCCGTCCGCCGTTCCGACGGCCGTGATGACCGACGTCGAGCAGAAGATCAACGAGGTGCTCTCCCGCGACCTGGACGTCCACGCGGAGATCCTGAGCCTCGACGAGGCCAAGAAGCAGGGCGCCATCGCCGAGTTCGGCGAGAAGTACGGCGAGCGCGTCCGTGTCGTCACCATCGGCGACTTCTCCAAGGAGCTGTGCGGCGGCACGCACGTCCACAACACCTCGCAGCTCGGCCTGGTCAAGCTGCTGGGGGAGTCCTCGATCGGCTCCGGTGTGCGCCGTATCGAGGCCCTGGTCGGCGTCGACGCCTACAACTTCCTCGCCCGTGAGCACACGGTCGTCGCCCAGCTCCAGGAGCTGATCAAGGGCCGTCCCGAGGAGCTTCCGGAGAAGGTCTCCGCCATGCTCGGCAAGCTCAAGGACGCCGAGAAGGAGATCGAGAAGTTCCGCGCCGAGAAGGTGCTGCAGGCCGCCGCCGGTCTCGCCGAGTCCGCCAAGGACGTCGCCGGCGTCGCTCTCGTGACCGGGCAGGTCCCGGACGGCACCACCGCCGACGACCTCCGCAAGCTCGTCCTCGACGTACGCGGACGCATCCAGGGCGGCCGGGCCGTCGTGGTCGCCCTGTTCACCGTCGTGAACGGTAAGCCGCTGACGGTCATCGCCACCAACGAGGCCGCCCGCGAGCGTGGCCTCAAGGCCGGTGACCTGGTCCGTACGGCCGCCAAGACGCTCGGCGGCGGCGGTGGCGGCAAGCCGGACGTCGCCCAGGGCGGTGGCCAGAACCCGGCCGCCGTCGGCGAGGCCGTGGACGCGGTCGAGCGCCTGGTCGCCGAGACGGCCAAGTGA
- the ruvX gene encoding Holliday junction resolvase RuvX, whose translation MRRGRRLAIDVGDARIGVASCDPDGILATPVETVPGRDVPAAQRRLRQLVDEYVPIEVIVGLPRSLKGGEGPAAVKVRGFAQELARMIAPVPVRLIDERMTTVTAGQGLRASGVKSKKGRSVIDQAAAVIILQQALESERASGKAPGEGVEVVI comes from the coding sequence ATGCGCCGTGGCCGTCGCCTCGCGATCGACGTCGGGGACGCCCGTATCGGGGTCGCCTCCTGCGACCCCGACGGGATCCTCGCCACCCCCGTCGAGACGGTTCCCGGACGCGATGTCCCCGCAGCTCAGCGTCGACTGAGACAACTGGTCGACGAATACGTACCCATCGAGGTAATCGTCGGCCTGCCACGCTCTCTCAAAGGGGGAGAAGGCCCGGCCGCAGTCAAGGTGCGGGGTTTCGCCCAGGAGTTGGCCCGCATGATCGCGCCGGTTCCGGTCAGACTCATCGACGAGAGGATGACCACAGTGACGGCCGGTCAAGGACTTCGTGCCTCGGGTGTGAAATCCAAGAAGGGCAGGTCGGTCATCGACCAGGCAGCAGCCGTGATCATTCTGCAACAAGCGCTGGAATCCGAACGGGCGTCAGGCAAAGCACCGGGCGAGGGCGTCGAAGTGGTCATCTGA
- the mltG gene encoding endolytic transglycosylase MltG has protein sequence MTEYGRGQGSEPWHPDDPLYGDGGWDGQQAQGGQQSAYGGQPQQHYPEQQQYQQHYGNGNGHGGWDNGHQDAYAQQQYQQEYGDPGQQYPGQQQPQHHQQYTGHGEQQYGQGNGGWNDGTAQHPQGTYAADPNDPYGGQQQAMAYGGGQQDFYGTPDAYPPPEPPARRGAETRPAPAPEPEAETQSAADRTDWDPGPDQGEHAFFAGGGGDDEDDEAEERAGRGDRKGRGGKSKKPGKSGKKRRSGCACLVVVMVFGGGFAGVSYFGYQFFQSRFGEAPDYSGNGTNETVTITVAKGEFGSAIGQKLKAAGVVKSVDAFTAALAQNPDRPNIQAGVYLLKKEMSAESAITLMLDPKSQNNFTVREGERNSAIYVLIDKELGLKKGTTEDVAGKKWESLGLPKWANDNDDIKDPLEGFLYPSTYPVSKDMKPEQVLKELIALAKAKYEQFDLAGKAKGLKLENPLQVLTVASLVQAEGNNKKDYKKIARVVYNRLEPNNAETAGLLDFDSTVNYLRGESKLATGSVDSLRQIDDPYNTYKVYGLPPGPIGNPGDEAIEGALKPAKGDWYYFVSINEDETLFAVTNEEHNKNRRKYQEAQNAQ, from the coding sequence ATGACTGAGTATGGCCGGGGCCAAGGCTCCGAACCGTGGCATCCGGACGACCCGTTGTACGGGGACGGCGGATGGGACGGACAGCAGGCCCAGGGAGGCCAGCAGTCCGCCTACGGCGGCCAGCCGCAGCAGCACTACCCGGAGCAGCAGCAGTACCAGCAGCACTACGGCAACGGCAACGGCCACGGCGGCTGGGACAACGGCCACCAGGACGCCTACGCCCAGCAGCAGTACCAGCAGGAGTACGGCGACCCGGGGCAGCAGTACCCCGGCCAGCAGCAGCCACAGCACCACCAGCAGTACACCGGCCATGGTGAGCAGCAGTACGGCCAGGGCAACGGGGGCTGGAACGACGGAACCGCCCAGCACCCGCAGGGCACTTACGCCGCCGACCCGAACGACCCCTACGGGGGGCAGCAGCAGGCGATGGCCTACGGCGGCGGCCAGCAGGACTTCTACGGGACGCCGGACGCGTATCCGCCGCCGGAGCCGCCTGCTCGCCGGGGCGCGGAGACCCGGCCCGCGCCGGCTCCGGAGCCCGAGGCGGAGACGCAATCGGCCGCGGACCGTACGGACTGGGACCCCGGACCGGACCAGGGCGAGCACGCGTTCTTCGCGGGTGGCGGCGGTGACGACGAGGACGACGAGGCCGAGGAACGCGCCGGCCGCGGTGACCGGAAGGGCCGCGGCGGAAAGTCCAAGAAACCGGGCAAGAGCGGCAAGAAGCGTCGCAGTGGATGCGCCTGCCTGGTGGTCGTCATGGTCTTCGGTGGCGGATTCGCCGGTGTGAGCTACTTCGGCTACCAGTTCTTCCAGAGCCGCTTCGGCGAGGCCCCTGATTACTCGGGTAACGGCACCAACGAGACGGTCACGATCACGGTCGCCAAGGGTGAGTTCGGGTCGGCGATCGGGCAGAAGCTGAAGGCGGCCGGGGTCGTCAAGAGTGTGGATGCCTTCACGGCCGCGCTGGCGCAGAATCCCGACAGGCCCAATATTCAGGCGGGCGTTTATCTCCTCAAGAAGGAGATGTCCGCTGAAAGCGCTATCACCCTCATGCTCGACCCGAAGAGCCAGAACAACTTCACTGTGCGCGAAGGCGAGCGGAACAGCGCAATCTATGTCTTGATCGACAAGGAACTCGGCCTCAAGAAGGGCACCACCGAGGACGTCGCCGGGAAGAAATGGGAATCCCTCGGCCTCCCCAAGTGGGCCAACGACAACGACGACATCAAGGACCCGCTGGAAGGATTCCTCTACCCTTCCACGTATCCGGTCTCCAAGGACATGAAGCCCGAGCAGGTCCTCAAGGAATTGATCGCCCTGGCGAAGGCGAAATACGAGCAGTTCGATCTGGCCGGCAAAGCCAAGGGGCTGAAGCTCGAGAATCCGCTTCAGGTCCTCACTGTCGCGAGCCTCGTACAGGCCGAGGGGAACAACAAGAAGGACTACAAGAAGATCGCGCGGGTCGTCTACAACCGCCTTGAGCCCAACAACGCGGAGACGGCCGGTCTGCTCGACTTCGACTCGACGGTCAATTACCTGCGCGGTGAATCCAAGTTGGCGACCGGCTCGGTCGACTCGCTGCGACAGATCGACGACCCGTACAACACGTACAAGGTGTATGGATTGCCGCCCGGGCCGATCGGGAACCCCGGTGACGAGGCGATCGAGGGGGCCCTCAAGCCTGCCAAGGGCGACTGGTACTACTTCGTGTCGATCAACGAGGACGAGACGCTCTTCGCCGTGACCAACGAAGAGCACAACAAGAACCGCCGGAAGTACCAGGAAGCGCAGAACGCACAATGA
- a CDS encoding shikimate dehydrogenase has product MSRTASKNRAAVLGSPIAHSLSPVLHRAAYAELGLTGWSYDRFEVDEKALPGFVEQLGPEWAGLSLTMPLKRAVIPLLDEITETATSVEAVNTLVFTEDGRRVGDNTDIPGMVAALRERGIEQVESAAVLGAGATASSALAALARICTGEVVAYVRSEARAAEMRQWGERLDVEVRTADWAEAERALSAPLVIATTPAGATDALSGAVPERPTTLFDVLYHPWPTELAARWSAYGGAVVSGLDLLVHQAVLQVEQMTGCKTAPLAAMRAAGERALAERG; this is encoded by the coding sequence ATGAGCCGCACCGCCAGCAAGAACCGTGCCGCCGTGCTCGGTTCGCCGATCGCCCACTCGCTCTCGCCGGTGCTGCACCGGGCCGCCTACGCCGAACTCGGGCTCACCGGCTGGTCGTACGACCGCTTCGAGGTCGACGAGAAGGCGCTGCCCGGGTTCGTCGAGCAGCTCGGGCCGGAGTGGGCGGGCCTGTCGCTGACGATGCCGCTCAAGCGGGCGGTCATTCCGCTGCTGGACGAGATCACCGAGACGGCCACGTCCGTCGAAGCCGTCAACACGCTGGTGTTCACCGAGGACGGACGGCGCGTCGGCGACAACACCGACATCCCCGGCATGGTCGCCGCCCTGCGGGAGCGCGGCATCGAGCAGGTGGAGTCGGCGGCCGTCCTCGGCGCGGGCGCCACCGCCTCCTCCGCGCTGGCCGCGCTCGCCCGGATCTGCACGGGTGAGGTCGTGGCGTACGTCCGGAGCGAGGCGCGGGCCGCCGAGATGCGGCAGTGGGGCGAGCGGCTGGACGTCGAGGTGCGCACGGCGGACTGGGCGGAGGCCGAGCGGGCGCTGAGCGCTCCGCTGGTCATCGCCACGACTCCGGCCGGGGCGACGGATGCGCTCTCCGGGGCGGTGCCGGAGCGGCCGACGACGCTGTTCGACGTGCTGTACCACCCGTGGCCGACGGAGCTCGCCGCGCGCTGGTCGGCCTACGGCGGTGCCGTCGTCAGCGGGCTGGATCTCCTCGTCCACCAGGCGGTTCTGCAGGTCGAGCAGATGACGGGGTGCAAGACGGCGCCGTTGGCGGCGATGCGGGCCGCGGGGGAGCGGGCGCTGGCCGAGCGGGGCTGA
- the aroC gene encoding chorismate synthase: MSRLRWLTAGESHGPALVATLEGLPAGVPITTEMVADHLARRRLGYGRGARMKFERDEVTFLGGVRHGLTMGSPVAIMVGNTEWPKWEQVMSADPVDPEILAGLARNAPLTRPRPGHADLAGMQKYGFDEARPVLERASARETAARVALGAVARSYLKETAGIEIVSHVVELAAAKAPQGVYPTPADVDRLDADPVRCLDADASKAMVAEIDQAHKDGDTLGGVVEILAYGVPVGLGSHVHWDRKLDARLAGALMGIQAIKGVEIGDGFELARVPGSKAHDEIVNTPEGIRRVSGRSGGTEGGLTTGELLRVRAAMKPIATVPRALQTVDVTTGEAAQAHHQRSDVSAVPAAGIVAEAMVALVLADAVAEKFGGDSVTETARNVRSYLDHLAIR, encoded by the coding sequence TTGAGCAGGTTGCGCTGGCTGACCGCGGGGGAGTCCCACGGTCCCGCACTTGTCGCGACGCTGGAGGGCCTTCCCGCCGGCGTGCCGATCACCACGGAGATGGTGGCGGACCACCTGGCCCGTCGGCGCCTGGGCTATGGGCGCGGTGCCCGGATGAAGTTCGAGCGCGACGAGGTCACCTTCCTCGGCGGTGTGCGGCACGGCCTCACCATGGGCTCCCCGGTGGCGATCATGGTCGGGAACACCGAGTGGCCGAAGTGGGAGCAGGTCATGTCCGCCGACCCGGTCGACCCGGAGATCCTGGCCGGACTCGCCCGCAACGCTCCGCTGACCCGCCCCCGGCCCGGTCACGCGGACCTGGCCGGTATGCAGAAGTACGGCTTCGACGAGGCCCGCCCGGTGCTGGAGCGGGCCTCCGCCCGGGAGACCGCCGCCCGCGTGGCCCTCGGTGCCGTCGCCCGGTCGTACCTGAAGGAGACGGCCGGGATCGAGATCGTCAGCCACGTGGTCGAGCTGGCCGCCGCCAAGGCCCCGCAGGGTGTGTACCCGACCCCGGCGGACGTGGACAGGCTGGACGCGGACCCGGTGCGCTGCCTGGACGCCGACGCGTCGAAGGCGATGGTTGCGGAGATCGACCAGGCCCACAAGGACGGCGACACCCTCGGCGGTGTCGTCGAGATCCTGGCGTACGGCGTGCCCGTGGGCCTCGGCTCGCACGTCCACTGGGACCGCAAGCTGGACGCCCGACTCGCCGGTGCGCTGATGGGCATCCAGGCCATCAAGGGCGTCGAGATCGGCGACGGCTTCGAGCTGGCGCGGGTGCCCGGCTCCAAGGCGCACGACGAGATCGTGAACACCCCCGAGGGCATCCGCCGGGTCTCCGGCCGCTCCGGTGGCACCGAGGGCGGGCTCACCACGGGCGAGCTGCTGCGCGTCCGCGCGGCCATGAAGCCGATCGCGACGGTGCCGCGAGCCCTGCAGACCGTCGACGTGACCACGGGCGAGGCCGCGCAGGCCCACCACCAGCGCTCCGACGTCTCCGCCGTGCCGGCGGCCGGCATCGTCGCCGAGGCGATGGTGGCCCTGGTGCTGGCCGACGCGGTGGCCGAGAAGTTCGGCGGCGACAGCGTCACCGAGACGGCCCGCAACGTCCGCTCCTACCTCGACCACCTCGCGATCCGGTGA
- a CDS encoding shikimate kinase: protein MGVGKSTVGQQLAERLGVAYRDTDDDIVAEQGRAIAEIFVDEGEPAFRAIEKRAVHTALAGHDGVLALGGGAILDPDTRALLVGQRVVYLSMDVEEAVKRTGLNAARPLLAVNPRKQWRELMEARRNLYEEVATAVVATDGRTPEEVTRAVLDALELKEA from the coding sequence ATGGGTGTGGGCAAGTCCACCGTCGGACAGCAGCTCGCCGAGCGGCTCGGCGTCGCCTACCGCGACACCGACGACGACATCGTGGCCGAACAGGGCCGCGCGATCGCGGAGATCTTCGTCGACGAGGGCGAGCCCGCCTTCCGCGCCATCGAGAAGCGGGCCGTGCACACGGCGCTCGCGGGCCACGACGGTGTCCTCGCCCTCGGCGGCGGCGCGATCCTCGACCCCGACACCCGGGCCCTGCTCGTGGGACAGCGGGTCGTGTACCTCTCGATGGACGTCGAGGAGGCCGTCAAGCGCACCGGCCTCAACGCCGCCCGACCCCTGCTGGCCGTCAACCCCCGCAAGCAGTGGCGGGAGTTGATGGAGGCGCGGCGCAACCTCTACGAGGAGGTCGCCACGGCCGTCGTCGCCACCGACGGCCGCACGCCCGAGGAAGTCACCCGGGCGGTCCTGGACGCACTGGAGTTGAAGGAAGCATGA